The following are encoded together in the Arvicanthis niloticus isolate mArvNil1 chromosome 9, mArvNil1.pat.X, whole genome shotgun sequence genome:
- the Aup1 gene encoding lipid droplet-regulating VLDL assembly factor AUP1 isoform X2, with amino-acid sequence MPEDSAFPGAPAALRRWRRQRPRSPEAAAMEPPPAPGPERLFDSHRLPSDGFLLLALLLYAPVGLCLLVLRLFLGLHVFLVSCALPDSVLRRFVVRTMCAVLGLVARQEDSGLRDHRVRVLISNHVTPFDHNIVNLLTTCSTPLLNSPPSFVCWSRGFMEMDRRVELVESLKKFCASTRLPPTPLLLFPEEEATNGREGLLRFSSWPFSIQDVVQPLTLQVQRPLVSVTVSDASWVSELLWSLFVPFTVYQVRWLHPIHRQLGEENEEFALRVQQLVAKELGQVGTRLTPADKAEHMKRQRHPRFRPQSVQSSFPSPPSPSSDVHLTTLAQRVKEVLPHVPLNVIQRDLARTGCVDLTITNLLEGAVAFMPEDVTEGSQSLPAASAPKFPSSGLVTPQPTALTFAKSSWARQESLQERKQALYEYARRRFRERQAQEAE; translated from the exons ATGCCCGAAGACTCCGCCTTCCCAGGAGCCCCCGCGGCCCTGCGAAGATGGCGGCGACAGCGGCCCCGCTCTCCTGAAGCGGCAGCGATGGAACCTCCCCCAGCTCCGGGGCCGGAGCGGCTCTTTGACTCGCACCG GCTCCCGAGTGACGGCTTCCTGCTGCTCGCGCTACTGCTCTACGCGCCGgtcggcctctgcctcctggtcctGCGACTCTTCCTCGGGCTCCACGTCTTCCTGGTCAGCTGTGCTCTGCCTGACAGCGTCCTCCGCAG GTTCGTGGTCCGAACCATGTGTGCGGTGCTGGGGCTCGTGGCCCGGCAGGAGGACTCCGGACTCCGGGATCACCGCGTCAGGGTCCTTATTTCCAACCATGTAACACCTTTTGACCACAACATAGTCAACCTACTCACCACCTGTAGCACC CCTCTACTCAATAGTCCCCCCAGCTTTGTGTGTTGGTCTCGGGGCTTCATGGAGATGGATAGGCGGGTGGAGTTGGTGGAGTCACTTAAGAAATTCTGTGCTTCCACGAGGCTTCCGCCCACACCTTTGCTGCTGTTCCCCGAGGAAGAGGCCACCAATGGCCGAGAAGGGCTCCTGCGTTTCAG ttcGTGGCCATTTTCTATCCAGGATGTGGTACAACCTCTTACCCTGCAAGTTCAGAGACCCCTGGTCTCTGTG ACGGTGTCAGATGCCTCCTGGGTCTCAGAGCTGCTGTGGTCACTTTTCGTCCCTTTCACGGTGTATCAAGTAAG GTGGCTTCATCCCATTCATCGACAGCTGGGAGAAGAGAATGAGGAGTTTGCGCTCCGAGTACAACAG CTGGTGGCCAAAGAATTGGGCCAGGTGGGGACACGGCTCACTCCAGCAGACAAAGCAGAACACATGAAGCGACAGAGACACCCCAGATTCCGGCCCCAGTCAG tgcagtcttcttttccttctcctcccagccCTTCTTCTGATGTGCACCTGACCACTCTCGCTCAAAGAGTCAAGGAGGTTTTGCCCCATGTGCCAttaaatgtcatccagagagacctGG ccaGGACTGGGTGTGTAGACTTGACCATCACAAATCTGCTTGAGGGGGCTGTGGCTTTCATGCCTGAAGATGTCACTGAGGGATCTCAGTCCCTGCCCGCAGCCTCTGCCCCAAAG TTCCCCAGCTCTGGCCTGGTGACCCCTCAGCCCACAGCCCTAACATTTGCCAAGTCTTCCTGGGCCCGTCAGGAGAGCCTGCAGGAGCGCAAGCAGGCACTGTATGAATATGCAAGAAG GAGATTCAGAGAGAGACAGGCCCAGGAGGCTGAATGA
- the Dqx1 gene encoding ATP-dependent RNA helicase homolog DQX1 isoform X1: MASGLAEESEPSSGESELAVNPFDGLPFSSCYYELLEQRRALPIWAARFLFLEHLESSPTGVVLVSGDPGSGKSTQIPQWCAEFALARGFQTGQVTVTQPYPLAAMSLASRVADEMDLTLGHEIGYSIPQEDCTGPNTMLRFCWDRLFLQEVASTRGPGAWSVLILDEAQERSVASDLLQGLLRDTRLRNLPGDPRVVVITDPALEPKFQAFWGNSPIVRVPREPGGNPTLAYKDTVPTDLVEAACQAVLELCQREEVPGDVLVYLPSEEEISLCCESLSREMGMLAAPGPTPRVLPLHPGCGQAIQTVYEDTRVSVRKIVVTHWLADFSFSLPSVRHVIDSGLELRSVYNPRIRAESQVLRPISKCQAEARLLRARGFQPGSCLRLYSKSTLELEAPPLPHPKVYEENLSSLVLLLMRKQIAEPGECCFLDRPAPESLMQALEDLDYLAALDDGGGLSDLGIILSEFPLPPELAKALLASCEFHCVDEMLTLAAMLTAAPGFTRPPLCAEEAALRRALEHADGDHSSLIQVYDAFVQSGADEAWCQARGLTWEALCQAHKLRAELVDLMQRIELPLSQPAFGSEQNRRDLQKALLSGYFLKVARDTDGTGNYLLLTHKHVAQLSPYCSYRNRRTPAQPPTWVLYHSFSISKDNCLCIVSEIQPEMLLEIAPPYFLSNLPPSESRDLLDQLREGTAEPSAVTETSSPQEYGDSCVLQ, encoded by the exons ATGGCCTCTGGGCTGGCAGAAGAGTCTGAACCAAGTTCTGGGGAGTCTGAGCTGGCAGTGAACCCCTTTGATGggctccccttctcttcctgctaCTATGAGCTTCTTGAGCAGCGTAGAGCCTTGCCCATCTGGGCTGCTCGCTTCCTGTTCTTGGAGCATTTGGAAAGTAGCCCCACTGGAGTGGTGCTGGTGTCTGGGGACCCTGGCTCTGGCAAGAGCACCCAG ATTCCTCAATGGTGTGCAGAGTTTGCGCTGGCCAGAGGATTCCAAACAGGACAGGTTACAGTCACTCAGCCCTACCCTCTGGCAGCCATGAGCCTGGCTTCAAGGGTAGCTGATGAGATGGACCTGACCCTGGGTCATGAGATTGGATACAGCATCCCTCAGGAAGATTGCACTGGGCCTAACACCATGCTCAG GTTTTGCTGGGACAGGCTATTTCTGCAGGAAGTAGCCTCGACCCGGGGCCCTGGAGCCTGGAGTGTGCTGATACTGGATGAGGCTCAGGAGCGGTCAGTGGCCTCAGATTTACTCCAGGGGCTCCTGCGAGATACCAGACTGAGAAACCTGCCGGGGGACCCCAGAGTGGTTGTAATTACTGACCCGGCACTTGAACCAAAATTCCAAGCTTTCTGGGGCAATTCTCCTATTGTGCGTGTACCCAGGGAGCCTGGCGGAAATCCCACCCTTGCCTACAAGGACACTGTCCCTACTGACCTAGTGGAAGCTGCCTGCCAAGCTGTGCTTGAGCTGTGTCAGCGGGAAGAGGTACCAGGAGATGTGCTGGTGTATCTGCCTAGTGAGGAG GAAATTTCTCTGTGCTGTGAATCCTTGTCCAGGGAGATGGGGATGTTGGCTGCCCCAGGACCTACTCCAAGGGTGCTACCCCTTCACCCCGGCTGTGGGCAAGCCATCCAGACTGTGTATGAAGACACAAGAGTGAGTGTCCGGAAGATCGTGGTCACTCATTGGCTGGCagatttctccttctcccttccttctgtccGACATGTCATTGACTCGGGACTGGAACTTCGCAGT GTTTACAATCCTCGGATACGGGCAGAATCCCAGGTGTTGAGACCAATTAGCAAGTGTCAGGCAGAGGCAAGACTGCTGCGGGCCAGGGGGTTCCAACCAG GATCCTGCCTCCGCCTGTACTCTAAGTCCACCCTAGAACTAGAGGCTCCCCCACTGCCCCACCCCAAAGTATATGAAGAGAATCTGAGCTCCCTGGTGTTGCTACTAATGAGGAAACAGATTGCAGAGCCAGGGGAGTGCTGCTTCCTGGACCGGCCTG CACCAGAATCACTGATGCAGGCCCTGGAAGACTTAGACTACCTGGCTGCGCTGGATGATGGTGGGGGCCTGTCAGACCTTGGAATCATCCTGTCGGAGTTCCCCCTGCCCCCGGAGCTGGCCAAAGCCCTGCTGGCCTCCTGCGAGTTTCACTGTGTGGATGAGATGCTCACTCTGGCTGCCATGCTCACGG CCGCTCCTGGGTTTACCCGGCCTCCGCTTTGTGCAGAAGAAGCTGCCTTGCGTCGGGCTCTGGAACACGCAGATGGCGATCACAGCTCTCTGATCCAGGTCTATGATGCCTTTGTACAAA GTGGAGCAGATGAAGCTTGGTGTCAGGCTCGGGGTCTAACCTGGGAGGCATTGTGTCAAGCCCACAAACTCCGAGCCGAGCTTGTGGACCTCATGCAGCGGATTGAGCTTCCCCTGTCCCAGCCAGCCTTTGGCTCCGAGCAGAACCGCAGAGACCTTCAGAAAGCACTGCTGTCAGGATACTTCCTCAAG GTGGCCCGAGACACGGATGGGACAGGAAATTATCTGCTTCTCACCCATAAACATGTAGCCCAGCTGTCTCCATACTGCAGCTACCGAAACCGCAGGACTCCAGCCCAGCCACCCACATGGGTGCTGTACCACAGCTTCTCCATATCTAAAGACAACTGCCTTTGCATTGTCTCTGAGATTCAGCCTGAGAT GCTTCTGGAGATCGCCCCTCCTTACTTCCTGAGTAACTTGCCCCCCAGTGAGAGCAGAGACCTCCTGGACCAGCTGAGAGAAGGAACAGCAGAGCCGTCAGCAGTGACTGAAACTTCCTCTCCCCAAGAGTATGGAGACAGCTGTGTTCTGCAGTGA
- the Aup1 gene encoding lipid droplet-regulating VLDL assembly factor AUP1 isoform X4, translating into MPEDSAFPGAPAALRRWRRQRPRSPEAAAMEPPPAPGPERLFDSHRLPSDGFLLLALLLYAPVGLCLLVLRLFLGLHVFLVSCALPDSVLRRFVVRTMCAVLGLVARQEDSGLRDHRVRVLISNHVTPFDHNIVNLLTTCSTPLLNSPPSFVCWSRGFMEMDRRVELVESLKKFCASTRLPPTPLLLFPEEEATNGREGLLRFSSWPFSIQDVVQPLTLQVQRPLVSVTVSDASWVSELLWSLFVPFTVYQVRWLHPIHRQLGEENEEFALRVQQVAVNMGLVELVAKELGQVGTRLTPADKAEHMKRQRHPRFRPQSVQSSFPSPPSPSSDVHLTTLAQRVKEVLPHVPLNVIQRDLARTGCVDLTITNLLEGAVAFMPEDVTEGSQSLPAASAPK; encoded by the exons ATGCCCGAAGACTCCGCCTTCCCAGGAGCCCCCGCGGCCCTGCGAAGATGGCGGCGACAGCGGCCCCGCTCTCCTGAAGCGGCAGCGATGGAACCTCCCCCAGCTCCGGGGCCGGAGCGGCTCTTTGACTCGCACCG GCTCCCGAGTGACGGCTTCCTGCTGCTCGCGCTACTGCTCTACGCGCCGgtcggcctctgcctcctggtcctGCGACTCTTCCTCGGGCTCCACGTCTTCCTGGTCAGCTGTGCTCTGCCTGACAGCGTCCTCCGCAG GTTCGTGGTCCGAACCATGTGTGCGGTGCTGGGGCTCGTGGCCCGGCAGGAGGACTCCGGACTCCGGGATCACCGCGTCAGGGTCCTTATTTCCAACCATGTAACACCTTTTGACCACAACATAGTCAACCTACTCACCACCTGTAGCACC CCTCTACTCAATAGTCCCCCCAGCTTTGTGTGTTGGTCTCGGGGCTTCATGGAGATGGATAGGCGGGTGGAGTTGGTGGAGTCACTTAAGAAATTCTGTGCTTCCACGAGGCTTCCGCCCACACCTTTGCTGCTGTTCCCCGAGGAAGAGGCCACCAATGGCCGAGAAGGGCTCCTGCGTTTCAG ttcGTGGCCATTTTCTATCCAGGATGTGGTACAACCTCTTACCCTGCAAGTTCAGAGACCCCTGGTCTCTGTG ACGGTGTCAGATGCCTCCTGGGTCTCAGAGCTGCTGTGGTCACTTTTCGTCCCTTTCACGGTGTATCAAGTAAG GTGGCTTCATCCCATTCATCGACAGCTGGGAGAAGAGAATGAGGAGTTTGCGCTCCGAGTACAACAGGTGGCAGTGAACATGGGCTTGGTGGAG CTGGTGGCCAAAGAATTGGGCCAGGTGGGGACACGGCTCACTCCAGCAGACAAAGCAGAACACATGAAGCGACAGAGACACCCCAGATTCCGGCCCCAGTCAG tgcagtcttcttttccttctcctcccagccCTTCTTCTGATGTGCACCTGACCACTCTCGCTCAAAGAGTCAAGGAGGTTTTGCCCCATGTGCCAttaaatgtcatccagagagacctGG ccaGGACTGGGTGTGTAGACTTGACCATCACAAATCTGCTTGAGGGGGCTGTGGCTTTCATGCCTGAAGATGTCACTGAGGGATCTCAGTCCCTGCCCGCAGCCTCTGCCCCAAAG TAG
- the Htra2 gene encoding serine protease HTRA2, mitochondrial: MAALKAGRVANWSLRAWRAFGGIVWRRSPLLAPDLRALLTSGTPDLQARMTCGTPSLPARVPVGVLASRANLTSGTPDLWARLTVGTPGSSNQEAYRSPGSRRREWLAVAVGAGGAVLLLLWGWGRGPSTVLAAVPAPPPTSPRSQYNFIADVVEKTAPAVVYIEILDRHPFSGREVPISNGSGFVVASDGLIVTNAHVVADRRRVRVRLPSGDTYEAMVTAVDPVADIATLRIQTKEPLPTLPLGRSADVRQGEFVVAMGSPFALQNTITSGIVSSAQRPARDLGLPQNNVEYIQTDAAIDFGNSGGPLVNLDGEVIGVNTMKVTAGISFAIPSDRLREFLHRGEKKNSWFGISGSQRRYIGVMMLTLTPSILTELQLREPSFPDVQHGVLIHKVILGSPAHRAGLRPGDVILAIGEKLVQNAEDVYEAVRTQSQLAVRIRRGSETLTLYVTPEVTE, encoded by the exons ATGGCTGCGCTGAAGGCGGGGCGGGTTGCAAACTGGAGCCTTCGGGCATGGCGGGCTTTCGGGGGCATCGTCTGGAGAAGGAGCCCCCTGTTAGCCCCTGACCTCCGGGCTCTGCTGACGTCAGGAACTCCTGACCTTCAGGCCCGGATGACTTGTGGGACCCCCAGTCTCCCGGCCCGGGTGCCTGTGGGGGTCCTTGCATCGCGGGCAAATCTGACGTCTGGGACCCCGGATCTCTGGGCACGACTGACTGTGGGTACTCCAGGCTCCAGTAACCAGGAGGCATACAGGAGTCCTGGAAGCCGTCGGCGCGAATGGCTGGCGGTGGCAGTGGGCGCAGGGGGTGCAGTGCTGCTGCTGTTgtggggttgggggcggggtcCTTCCACGGTGCTGGCTGCTGTTCCTGCTCCGCCACCCACCTCTCCCCGGAGCCAGTACAATTTCATCGCAGATGTGGTGGAGAAGACAGCCCCTGCTGTGGTCTATATCGAGATCCTAGACCG GCACCCTTTCTCCGGCCGTGAAGTCCCCATCTCAAACGGCTCAGGATTCGTAGTGGCTTCGGATGGGCTCATCGTTACCAACGCCCACGTGGTGGCTGATCGGCGCCGAGTGCGAGTGAGGCTGCCTAGCGGAGACACTTATGAGGCCATGGTCACAGCTGTGGATCCTGTAGCAGACATTGCTACGTTGAGGATTCAAACCAAG GAGCCTCTTCCCACACTGCCCCTCGGCCGCTCAGCTGATGTCCGGCAAGGGGAGTTTGTTGTTGCCATGGGAAGTCCCTTCGCACTGCAGAACACGATCACATCTGGTATTGTCAGCTCTGCTCAGCGCCCAGCCAGGGACCTGGGACTCCCTCAAAACAACGTGGAATACATTCAGACTGATGCAGCTATTGAT TTTGGAAATTCTGGTGGTCCCCTGGTTAACCTG GATGGGGAGGTGATTGGAGTGAACACCATGAAGGTGACAGCTGGAATCTCCTTTGCCATCCCTTCTGATCGCCTTAGGGAGTTTCTGCATCGCGGGGAAAAGAAAA ATTCCTGGTTTGGAATCAGTGGGTCCCAGCGCCGCTACATTGGCGTGATGATGCTGACTCTGACTCCCAG CATCCTCACTGAACTTCAGCTCCGAGAGCCAAGCTTCCCTGATGTTCAGCACGGTGTCCTCATTCATAAAGTTATCCTGGGTTCCCCTGCACACAG GGCTGGTCTGCGGCCCGGTGATGTGATCTTGGCCATTGGGGAGAAATTGGTACAGAATGCTGAAGATGTTTACGAGGCTGTTCGGACCCAATCACAGCTGGCAGTGCGGATCCGGCGTGGGTCAGAAACACTGACCTTATACGTGACCCCTGAGGTCACAGAATGA
- the Aup1 gene encoding lipid droplet-regulating VLDL assembly factor AUP1 isoform X3 — MPEDSAFPGAPAALRRWRRQRPRSPEAAAMEPPPAPGPERLFDSHRLPSDGFLLLALLLYAPVGLCLLVLRLFLGLHVFLVSCALPDSVLRRFVVRTMCAVLGLVARQEDSGLRDHRVRVLISNHVTPFDHNIVNLLTTCSTPLLNSPPSFVCWSRGFMEMDRRVELVESLKKFCASTRLPPTPLLLFPEEEATNGREGLLRFSSWPFSIQDVVQPLTLQVQRPLVSVTVSDASWVSELLWSLFVPFTVYQVRWLHPIHRQLGEENEEFALRVQQVAVNMGLVELVAKELGQVGTRLTPADKAEHMKRQRHPRFRPQSVQSSFPSPPSPSSDVHLTTLAQRVKEVLPHVPLNVIQRDLARTGCVDLTITNLLEGAVAFMPEDVTEGSQSLPAASAPKAFDGCLMMMTSQAF, encoded by the exons ATGCCCGAAGACTCCGCCTTCCCAGGAGCCCCCGCGGCCCTGCGAAGATGGCGGCGACAGCGGCCCCGCTCTCCTGAAGCGGCAGCGATGGAACCTCCCCCAGCTCCGGGGCCGGAGCGGCTCTTTGACTCGCACCG GCTCCCGAGTGACGGCTTCCTGCTGCTCGCGCTACTGCTCTACGCGCCGgtcggcctctgcctcctggtcctGCGACTCTTCCTCGGGCTCCACGTCTTCCTGGTCAGCTGTGCTCTGCCTGACAGCGTCCTCCGCAG GTTCGTGGTCCGAACCATGTGTGCGGTGCTGGGGCTCGTGGCCCGGCAGGAGGACTCCGGACTCCGGGATCACCGCGTCAGGGTCCTTATTTCCAACCATGTAACACCTTTTGACCACAACATAGTCAACCTACTCACCACCTGTAGCACC CCTCTACTCAATAGTCCCCCCAGCTTTGTGTGTTGGTCTCGGGGCTTCATGGAGATGGATAGGCGGGTGGAGTTGGTGGAGTCACTTAAGAAATTCTGTGCTTCCACGAGGCTTCCGCCCACACCTTTGCTGCTGTTCCCCGAGGAAGAGGCCACCAATGGCCGAGAAGGGCTCCTGCGTTTCAG ttcGTGGCCATTTTCTATCCAGGATGTGGTACAACCTCTTACCCTGCAAGTTCAGAGACCCCTGGTCTCTGTG ACGGTGTCAGATGCCTCCTGGGTCTCAGAGCTGCTGTGGTCACTTTTCGTCCCTTTCACGGTGTATCAAGTAAG GTGGCTTCATCCCATTCATCGACAGCTGGGAGAAGAGAATGAGGAGTTTGCGCTCCGAGTACAACAGGTGGCAGTGAACATGGGCTTGGTGGAG CTGGTGGCCAAAGAATTGGGCCAGGTGGGGACACGGCTCACTCCAGCAGACAAAGCAGAACACATGAAGCGACAGAGACACCCCAGATTCCGGCCCCAGTCAG tgcagtcttcttttccttctcctcccagccCTTCTTCTGATGTGCACCTGACCACTCTCGCTCAAAGAGTCAAGGAGGTTTTGCCCCATGTGCCAttaaatgtcatccagagagacctGG ccaGGACTGGGTGTGTAGACTTGACCATCACAAATCTGCTTGAGGGGGCTGTGGCTTTCATGCCTGAAGATGTCACTGAGGGATCTCAGTCCCTGCCCGCAGCCTCTGCCCCAAAG GCATTCGATGGGTGTTTAATGATGATGACTTCGCAAGCCTTCTGA
- the Dqx1 gene encoding ATP-dependent RNA helicase homolog DQX1 isoform X2, which translates to MASGLAEESEPSSGESELAVNPFDGLPFSSCYYELLEQRRALPIWAARFLFLEHLESSPTGVVLVSGDPGSGKSTQIPQWCAEFALARGFQTGQVTVTQPYPLAAMSLASRVADEMDLTLGHEIGYSIPQEDCTGPNTMLRFCWDRLFLQEVASTRGPGAWSVLILDEAQERSVASDLLQGLLRDTRLRNLPGDPRVVVITDPALEPKFQAFWGNSPIVRVPREPGGNPTLAYKDTVPTDLVEAACQAVLELCQREEVPGDVLVYLPSEEEISLCCESLSREMGMLAAPGPTPRVLPLHPGCGQAIQTVYEDTRVSVRKIVVTHWLADFSFSLPSVRHVIDSGLELRSVYNPRIRAESQVLRPISKCQAEARLLRARGFQPGSCLRLYSKSTLELEAPPLPHPKVYEENLSSLVLLLMRKQIAEPGECCFLDRPAPESLMQALEDLDYLAALDDGGGLSDLGIILSEFPLPPELAKALLASCEFHCVDEMLTLAAMLTAAPGFTRPPLCAEEAALRRALEHADGDHSSLIQVYDAFVQSGADEAWCQARGLTWEALCQAHKLRAELVDLMQRIELPLSQPAFGSEQNRRDLQKALLSGYFLKVGERAEQGSCAGCGGTHL; encoded by the exons ATGGCCTCTGGGCTGGCAGAAGAGTCTGAACCAAGTTCTGGGGAGTCTGAGCTGGCAGTGAACCCCTTTGATGggctccccttctcttcctgctaCTATGAGCTTCTTGAGCAGCGTAGAGCCTTGCCCATCTGGGCTGCTCGCTTCCTGTTCTTGGAGCATTTGGAAAGTAGCCCCACTGGAGTGGTGCTGGTGTCTGGGGACCCTGGCTCTGGCAAGAGCACCCAG ATTCCTCAATGGTGTGCAGAGTTTGCGCTGGCCAGAGGATTCCAAACAGGACAGGTTACAGTCACTCAGCCCTACCCTCTGGCAGCCATGAGCCTGGCTTCAAGGGTAGCTGATGAGATGGACCTGACCCTGGGTCATGAGATTGGATACAGCATCCCTCAGGAAGATTGCACTGGGCCTAACACCATGCTCAG GTTTTGCTGGGACAGGCTATTTCTGCAGGAAGTAGCCTCGACCCGGGGCCCTGGAGCCTGGAGTGTGCTGATACTGGATGAGGCTCAGGAGCGGTCAGTGGCCTCAGATTTACTCCAGGGGCTCCTGCGAGATACCAGACTGAGAAACCTGCCGGGGGACCCCAGAGTGGTTGTAATTACTGACCCGGCACTTGAACCAAAATTCCAAGCTTTCTGGGGCAATTCTCCTATTGTGCGTGTACCCAGGGAGCCTGGCGGAAATCCCACCCTTGCCTACAAGGACACTGTCCCTACTGACCTAGTGGAAGCTGCCTGCCAAGCTGTGCTTGAGCTGTGTCAGCGGGAAGAGGTACCAGGAGATGTGCTGGTGTATCTGCCTAGTGAGGAG GAAATTTCTCTGTGCTGTGAATCCTTGTCCAGGGAGATGGGGATGTTGGCTGCCCCAGGACCTACTCCAAGGGTGCTACCCCTTCACCCCGGCTGTGGGCAAGCCATCCAGACTGTGTATGAAGACACAAGAGTGAGTGTCCGGAAGATCGTGGTCACTCATTGGCTGGCagatttctccttctcccttccttctgtccGACATGTCATTGACTCGGGACTGGAACTTCGCAGT GTTTACAATCCTCGGATACGGGCAGAATCCCAGGTGTTGAGACCAATTAGCAAGTGTCAGGCAGAGGCAAGACTGCTGCGGGCCAGGGGGTTCCAACCAG GATCCTGCCTCCGCCTGTACTCTAAGTCCACCCTAGAACTAGAGGCTCCCCCACTGCCCCACCCCAAAGTATATGAAGAGAATCTGAGCTCCCTGGTGTTGCTACTAATGAGGAAACAGATTGCAGAGCCAGGGGAGTGCTGCTTCCTGGACCGGCCTG CACCAGAATCACTGATGCAGGCCCTGGAAGACTTAGACTACCTGGCTGCGCTGGATGATGGTGGGGGCCTGTCAGACCTTGGAATCATCCTGTCGGAGTTCCCCCTGCCCCCGGAGCTGGCCAAAGCCCTGCTGGCCTCCTGCGAGTTTCACTGTGTGGATGAGATGCTCACTCTGGCTGCCATGCTCACGG CCGCTCCTGGGTTTACCCGGCCTCCGCTTTGTGCAGAAGAAGCTGCCTTGCGTCGGGCTCTGGAACACGCAGATGGCGATCACAGCTCTCTGATCCAGGTCTATGATGCCTTTGTACAAA GTGGAGCAGATGAAGCTTGGTGTCAGGCTCGGGGTCTAACCTGGGAGGCATTGTGTCAAGCCCACAAACTCCGAGCCGAGCTTGTGGACCTCATGCAGCGGATTGAGCTTCCCCTGTCCCAGCCAGCCTTTGGCTCCGAGCAGAACCGCAGAGACCTTCAGAAAGCACTGCTGTCAGGATACTTCCTCAAGGTTGGGGAGCGGGCTGAGCAGGGTAGCTGTgccgggtgtggtggtacacatctctga
- the Aup1 gene encoding lipid droplet-regulating VLDL assembly factor AUP1 isoform X1 → MPEDSAFPGAPAALRRWRRQRPRSPEAAAMEPPPAPGPERLFDSHRLPSDGFLLLALLLYAPVGLCLLVLRLFLGLHVFLVSCALPDSVLRRFVVRTMCAVLGLVARQEDSGLRDHRVRVLISNHVTPFDHNIVNLLTTCSTPLLNSPPSFVCWSRGFMEMDRRVELVESLKKFCASTRLPPTPLLLFPEEEATNGREGLLRFSSWPFSIQDVVQPLTLQVQRPLVSVTVSDASWVSELLWSLFVPFTVYQVRWLHPIHRQLGEENEEFALRVQQVAVNMGLVELVAKELGQVGTRLTPADKAEHMKRQRHPRFRPQSVQSSFPSPPSPSSDVHLTTLAQRVKEVLPHVPLNVIQRDLARTGCVDLTITNLLEGAVAFMPEDVTEGSQSLPAASAPKFPSSGLVTPQPTALTFAKSSWARQESLQERKQALYEYARRRFRERQAQEAE, encoded by the exons ATGCCCGAAGACTCCGCCTTCCCAGGAGCCCCCGCGGCCCTGCGAAGATGGCGGCGACAGCGGCCCCGCTCTCCTGAAGCGGCAGCGATGGAACCTCCCCCAGCTCCGGGGCCGGAGCGGCTCTTTGACTCGCACCG GCTCCCGAGTGACGGCTTCCTGCTGCTCGCGCTACTGCTCTACGCGCCGgtcggcctctgcctcctggtcctGCGACTCTTCCTCGGGCTCCACGTCTTCCTGGTCAGCTGTGCTCTGCCTGACAGCGTCCTCCGCAG GTTCGTGGTCCGAACCATGTGTGCGGTGCTGGGGCTCGTGGCCCGGCAGGAGGACTCCGGACTCCGGGATCACCGCGTCAGGGTCCTTATTTCCAACCATGTAACACCTTTTGACCACAACATAGTCAACCTACTCACCACCTGTAGCACC CCTCTACTCAATAGTCCCCCCAGCTTTGTGTGTTGGTCTCGGGGCTTCATGGAGATGGATAGGCGGGTGGAGTTGGTGGAGTCACTTAAGAAATTCTGTGCTTCCACGAGGCTTCCGCCCACACCTTTGCTGCTGTTCCCCGAGGAAGAGGCCACCAATGGCCGAGAAGGGCTCCTGCGTTTCAG ttcGTGGCCATTTTCTATCCAGGATGTGGTACAACCTCTTACCCTGCAAGTTCAGAGACCCCTGGTCTCTGTG ACGGTGTCAGATGCCTCCTGGGTCTCAGAGCTGCTGTGGTCACTTTTCGTCCCTTTCACGGTGTATCAAGTAAG GTGGCTTCATCCCATTCATCGACAGCTGGGAGAAGAGAATGAGGAGTTTGCGCTCCGAGTACAACAGGTGGCAGTGAACATGGGCTTGGTGGAG CTGGTGGCCAAAGAATTGGGCCAGGTGGGGACACGGCTCACTCCAGCAGACAAAGCAGAACACATGAAGCGACAGAGACACCCCAGATTCCGGCCCCAGTCAG tgcagtcttcttttccttctcctcccagccCTTCTTCTGATGTGCACCTGACCACTCTCGCTCAAAGAGTCAAGGAGGTTTTGCCCCATGTGCCAttaaatgtcatccagagagacctGG ccaGGACTGGGTGTGTAGACTTGACCATCACAAATCTGCTTGAGGGGGCTGTGGCTTTCATGCCTGAAGATGTCACTGAGGGATCTCAGTCCCTGCCCGCAGCCTCTGCCCCAAAG TTCCCCAGCTCTGGCCTGGTGACCCCTCAGCCCACAGCCCTAACATTTGCCAAGTCTTCCTGGGCCCGTCAGGAGAGCCTGCAGGAGCGCAAGCAGGCACTGTATGAATATGCAAGAAG GAGATTCAGAGAGAGACAGGCCCAGGAGGCTGAATGA